In a genomic window of uncultured Flavobacterium sp.:
- a CDS encoding sterol desaturase family protein, producing the protein MEHINFLAFAMPAFFLFLFLEYKLAQRKERPEIFNYESSVSNISIGIAERLINLFIAASFYQLYYFIYNNYRIFDIPSNIFVWIALILATDFVWYWYHRLGHEVNFFWAAHIVHHHSEEFNFTAAARITTFQAIVRTGFWCVLPFVGFHPSMVITMLIVHGAYSFFTHTQLIGRIKWLEYVFVTPSVHGIHHASDEKYLDKNYGDMFTFWDRIFGTFQAEEEKPKYGLTHPLKSYSFLWQHFHYYFEIFELWKRSKGFKARWKAVFGSPAHMDQDIRPTLEKRFLQDKANPHQRLRFRNYLYIQLGLSTLVLTVFTYYFDLLNVLDKVFVLSVILITLVNCGALLEQRKWMYYLEYGRIFMITTYFLYQENMFSFFFVPLAIMIFLEQLFSLGKRYQNVILQLETSE; encoded by the coding sequence ATGGAACATATTAATTTTCTTGCCTTTGCAATGCCTGCTTTTTTCCTGTTTTTATTTCTGGAATATAAATTGGCACAACGAAAAGAAAGACCTGAAATTTTCAATTATGAAAGTTCTGTTTCAAATATTAGCATTGGTATTGCTGAAAGATTGATCAATTTATTTATCGCTGCCAGTTTTTATCAATTGTATTATTTTATCTATAACAATTATCGAATTTTTGACATTCCAAGTAATATTTTTGTTTGGATTGCCTTAATTCTCGCAACAGATTTTGTTTGGTATTGGTACCACAGATTGGGGCACGAAGTCAATTTTTTCTGGGCAGCACATATTGTCCATCATCATAGCGAAGAATTTAATTTTACGGCAGCAGCCAGAATTACTACTTTTCAGGCGATTGTGAGAACTGGTTTTTGGTGTGTTTTGCCCTTTGTTGGTTTTCATCCTTCGATGGTAATCACAATGCTGATTGTGCACGGAGCATATTCCTTTTTTACGCATACACAGCTTATTGGAAGAATAAAATGGCTGGAATATGTTTTTGTAACGCCTTCCGTTCATGGAATTCATCACGCTTCTGATGAGAAATATTTAGACAAAAACTACGGAGATATGTTCACTTTTTGGGATCGCATTTTTGGAACTTTCCAGGCAGAAGAAGAAAAACCAAAATATGGATTAACGCATCCGCTGAAGAGTTACAGTTTCTTATGGCAGCATTTTCATTATTACTTTGAAATTTTTGAATTATGGAAACGTTCCAAAGGTTTTAAAGCCAGATGGAAAGCCGTTTTTGGAAGTCCCGCACATATGGATCAGGATATTCGTCCAACTTTGGAAAAACGCTTTTTGCAGGATAAAGCAAATCCGCATCAAAGGCTTCGATTCCGAAATTATCTTTATATACAATTAGGTTTGTCTACTTTGGTTTTAACCGTTTTTACTTATTATTTTGACTTGCTAAATGTTCTTGATAAGGTTTTTGTGCTTTCGGTTATTTTGATAACACTTGTTAATTGCGGCGCTTTATTAGAACAACGAAAATGGATGTATTATCTTGAATATGGACGTATTTTTATGATTACAACTTACTTTTTATATCAAGAAAATATGTTCTCGTTTTTCTTTGTTCCGCTGGCGATTATGATTTTTTTAGAGCAATTATTCTCCCTTGGAAAAAGATATCAAAATGTGATTCTTCAATTAGAAACCTCGGAATAA
- a CDS encoding DUF5004 domain-containing protein gives MRCKSIYWLAVIMCLFAIGCDNTDDGSYVAPITIYEKVNGNWGLTNLKMVDEFAKANKIEPSEQTLNTWFNYEDFKIKFSVDEKNNPTSYEVTGDVPPLFAPKGYWQLSTAFQPTTGGGPTKIYLYSDAQKTQKTDELVLTSTPGKSGEMEFQLVHSSGGSPFVSYVFKFNAIN, from the coding sequence ATGAGATGTAAAAGTATTTATTGGTTAGCTGTTATTATGTGTCTATTTGCCATTGGCTGCGACAATACAGATGACGGAAGCTACGTTGCTCCAATTACCATTTATGAGAAAGTAAATGGAAACTGGGGATTAACAAATTTGAAAATGGTCGATGAATTTGCGAAAGCAAATAAGATCGAGCCAAGCGAACAAACCTTGAACACCTGGTTTAACTACGAAGATTTTAAAATTAAATTTAGTGTAGACGAAAAAAACAATCCAACGAGTTATGAGGTTACAGGAGATGTTCCACCATTATTTGCTCCAAAAGGATACTGGCAATTAAGTACAGCTTTCCAACCAACAACTGGAGGCGGGCCTACAAAAATCTATTTGTATAGCGACGCTCAAAAAACTCAAAAAACAGATGAACTTGTATTGACTTCTACACCAGGCAAAAGTGGGGAAATGGAGTTTCAATTGGTGCACTCTTCAGGAGGATCGCCGTTCGTGTCTTATGTATTCAAATTTAATGCTATTAATTAA
- a CDS encoding DUF6377 domain-containing protein, with the protein MQRILILYFFIAGFSLTAKETNPVLEELDKVLLKKDVYLKQKYHKIEALKRNVSKFTVSQNNEQLYNTYMALFEEYKSFKYDSAYYYLEEAKIKAIVLKDPKYLAKSRIKEGFVLLSSGLFKEAIDTLNVIDDKKLDQKHKFEYYSIKARAYYDLADYNKDQRFNIHYVQQGNHFLKKALELIGTNTNEYWAAESLKRLKQQDWRGAEFAFSYWINNYDLPPDYYGIATSSLGYIYSERGYTKKAIQYLALAAIADVKNATKETVALRNLANELFKMGYLDKANEYINIAMDDATFYNARHRKIEISSILPIIEKAQLNNVKEKNDKLERIIILLTILTIIIVLFSIIIFKQLKERNKARKIMASSYAQLQEMNISLSEANAIKEEYITYFIKATSAFINKIDHIQKSTLHKIITKKTDEVIASLKRYNVKEERENLFHQFDEIFLKLFPTFVTDFNHLFPNDHKCIVKKGELLNTELRIFALYRLGIQDSSQMAEFLELSVATIYTYKTRIKSKSDFKDTFEEKIMAIKTI; encoded by the coding sequence ATGCAAAGAATATTAATTCTATATTTTTTCATTGCGGGTTTTTCTCTAACTGCGAAAGAGACAAATCCTGTTCTAGAAGAATTAGATAAAGTACTACTCAAAAAAGATGTGTACTTAAAACAGAAGTATCATAAAATTGAAGCATTAAAAAGAAATGTTTCAAAATTTACGGTAAGTCAAAACAACGAACAGTTGTACAATACCTATATGGCATTATTTGAAGAATATAAATCCTTTAAATATGATTCTGCCTATTATTATCTGGAAGAAGCCAAAATCAAAGCAATCGTTTTAAAAGATCCTAAATATTTAGCTAAAAGCCGAATTAAAGAAGGTTTCGTTTTACTCTCGTCCGGATTATTTAAAGAAGCTATCGATACTTTGAATGTTATTGATGACAAAAAACTCGATCAGAAACACAAATTCGAATATTATTCTATCAAAGCCCGCGCCTATTATGATCTAGCCGATTATAATAAAGATCAGCGTTTTAACATTCATTATGTACAACAAGGAAATCACTTTCTGAAAAAAGCACTGGAATTAATTGGCACAAATACAAACGAATATTGGGCCGCCGAAAGTTTAAAACGCCTTAAACAACAAGATTGGCGTGGTGCCGAATTTGCTTTTAGTTACTGGATTAATAATTATGATTTACCACCTGATTATTACGGAATTGCGACTTCAAGTTTAGGTTATATATATTCGGAACGCGGATACACCAAAAAAGCCATTCAATATCTCGCGCTCGCCGCAATAGCCGATGTTAAAAATGCGACTAAAGAAACCGTTGCGCTTAGAAATCTTGCCAACGAACTCTTCAAAATGGGTTATCTTGACAAGGCAAATGAGTATATTAACATTGCTATGGATGATGCAACATTCTATAATGCAAGACATCGCAAAATTGAGATTTCGTCGATATTACCAATTATCGAAAAAGCACAACTAAACAATGTAAAAGAAAAAAACGATAAACTTGAACGCATCATTATTCTGTTAACGATACTTACCATAATTATAGTTTTGTTCTCGATTATCATTTTCAAACAATTAAAAGAAAGAAATAAAGCCCGAAAAATAATGGCTTCGTCTTACGCGCAACTTCAGGAAATGAACATAAGTCTAAGTGAAGCAAATGCTATTAAAGAAGAATATATAACGTATTTTATCAAGGCAACTTCCGCTTTCATCAATAAAATAGATCATATTCAGAAAAGTACGCTGCATAAAATCATTACCAAAAAAACCGATGAAGTTATTGCGAGTTTAAAACGTTATAATGTAAAAGAAGAACGAGAAAATCTCTTTCATCAATTTGATGAAATCTTTCTGAAGTTATTCCCAACATTTGTCACTGATTTCAATCATTTATTCCCAAATGATCATAAATGTATTGTCAAAAAAGGAGAACTTTTAAACACAGAACTTCGCATTTTTGCTTTGTACCGATTAGGAATTCAGGACAGCAGCCAAATGGCAGAATTTCTCGAACTTTCTGTGGCTACAATTTATACGTATAAAACCAGAATCAAAAGCAAATCAGATTTCAAAGATACTTTTGAAGAGAAGATTATGGCGATAAAAACTATCTAA
- a CDS encoding TonB-dependent receptor, whose amino-acid sequence MNSKNKKIVLQQMWTTKSLVFMIFMLFLSAGIFAQGKKHVSGTVYDNTGNVLPGASVLETGTRNATTTDFDGKFVLDVAVGGSIEVSFIGSTTQKVQITEATKPNIDIRLQNDGYQLAEVQVVSVGYGTQKKADLTGAISSLKADDLVKGTISSTEQVLQGKVAGLNIIRPSGDPAAGSTIRLRGGTSLTASNSPLIVVDGIAGVDINVVQPSDIKSIDVLKDASATAIYGSRGANGVIIITTKSGTKGVSVVYSGLSSIGYVADNLDLLSANQWRGYVRSSGNKDAIDYGGNTNWQKAIEQTAISQSHTLSINSGKADSGFRTSLSYLNNEGVIKSTGLERLSGNVSAYQYLGDNKDVKFDMGLFANVDKWHPLDYRIFERTYNLNPTIPVYDSNGKFTSVAGTIYENPVEILTNRTVDNERHRLLGYFKTEVKFLHDFTAVGNVSYEHNAVKGSTYKPSYAVMEGITENGYAQKTYAEYANAQGELYVNYNKVIDKHTIGALAGYSYLENIYEGFGAQRSGFVTDAFSYNNLGAGYNYRLGDVYSYKGKSDLVSFYARANYSYDSKYLLTATVRRDGSSRFGANNKWGTFPSASAAWKVSSEEFMSGTKGWLDNLKLRVGYGVTGNQDGIGEYKSLSILGVGNDSYYDPKTGTWSLAYSPKQNPNPDLKWESTRQLNIGVDFSLFNRITGSFEYYSKNTDDLLYTYEVPQPPYLVGTMLANVGEMSNKGVELTLNADIIKGDKFTWNANLTLGHNVQKIEKLSNPTYKTDVIYSGSLHGLAGMSGQYSQIIAEGYPVGTFWGFKNAGLDANGKIQYYNAAGSVVAESALVDADKTDLGNIQPDLTMGIGMNFTYGNFDLGVSGYGMFGQKALNATNMMLNDPNRLPSFNVPDDFLNSGIKSAPKYSDYWIEDASFFRLQTLSVGYTMPLRSKSSKLRVYLMGENLFVITSYKGVDPEIGLNAQDGADQTGLAAPGIDKYNNYPRPTTISVGLNFTFNN is encoded by the coding sequence ATGAATAGTAAAAATAAAAAAATAGTCCTACAGCAAATGTGGACTACCAAATCGCTGGTATTCATGATTTTCATGCTTTTTCTTTCGGCAGGAATATTTGCTCAGGGAAAAAAACATGTGTCAGGAACCGTTTATGACAATACAGGCAATGTATTGCCTGGAGCTTCAGTTCTGGAAACTGGAACCAGAAATGCCACTACAACAGATTTTGACGGAAAATTTGTGCTGGATGTAGCCGTAGGAGGTTCTATTGAAGTTTCTTTTATTGGATCAACAACTCAAAAAGTTCAAATTACTGAAGCTACAAAACCAAATATAGATATTCGTTTACAAAATGACGGATATCAGCTTGCAGAAGTTCAGGTAGTTTCTGTGGGATATGGAACGCAAAAGAAAGCAGATTTAACGGGTGCTATTTCTTCGCTTAAAGCGGATGATTTAGTAAAAGGAACAATCTCTTCGACAGAACAGGTTTTGCAAGGAAAAGTTGCGGGATTAAATATAATTCGTCCTTCGGGAGATCCGGCTGCGGGTTCTACAATCCGTTTACGTGGAGGAACTTCATTAACAGCAAGCAACAGTCCGTTAATCGTAGTTGACGGTATTGCAGGAGTTGATATCAATGTGGTTCAACCATCAGATATTAAATCTATTGACGTATTAAAAGATGCTTCGGCGACAGCCATTTACGGATCAAGAGGAGCAAATGGAGTTATTATCATTACTACAAAATCAGGAACAAAAGGTGTTTCTGTAGTTTATAGTGGTTTATCAAGCATAGGTTATGTGGCTGACAATTTAGATCTTTTATCAGCAAATCAATGGAGAGGATATGTTCGCAGCAGCGGAAACAAAGATGCAATTGATTATGGCGGAAATACAAACTGGCAGAAAGCAATTGAGCAAACAGCAATTTCGCAATCACATACTTTGAGTATTAATTCTGGTAAAGCAGATAGTGGTTTCAGAACTTCACTTTCGTATTTAAATAACGAAGGAGTTATTAAATCTACAGGTTTAGAGAGATTAAGCGGAAACGTAAGTGCTTATCAATATCTTGGAGACAATAAAGATGTGAAATTTGATATGGGTTTATTTGCCAATGTTGACAAATGGCATCCATTAGATTACAGAATTTTTGAACGTACTTATAATCTAAATCCAACGATTCCGGTATATGATTCTAATGGAAAATTTACATCTGTAGCGGGAACTATTTATGAAAATCCAGTTGAGATTTTAACAAATAGAACGGTTGATAATGAAAGACACAGATTATTAGGATATTTTAAAACTGAAGTTAAATTCTTGCATGATTTTACTGCTGTAGGGAATGTTTCATACGAACATAATGCGGTAAAAGGAAGTACTTACAAACCAAGTTACGCAGTTATGGAAGGTATAACTGAAAATGGTTATGCTCAAAAAACATACGCAGAATATGCAAATGCACAAGGCGAACTTTATGTAAATTATAATAAAGTAATTGACAAACACACAATTGGAGCTCTTGCAGGATATTCGTATTTAGAGAATATTTATGAAGGTTTTGGAGCGCAACGTAGTGGTTTTGTTACAGACGCTTTTAGTTATAACAACTTAGGTGCAGGTTACAATTATCGTTTAGGAGATGTTTATTCTTATAAAGGAAAATCAGATTTAGTTTCGTTTTATGCACGTGCAAATTATTCTTATGACAGTAAATATTTGTTGACTGCAACAGTAAGACGTGATGGTTCAAGCCGTTTTGGAGCAAACAATAAATGGGGAACATTCCCATCTGCATCTGCGGCATGGAAAGTTTCTAGTGAAGAATTTATGAGCGGAACAAAAGGCTGGTTAGACAACTTAAAATTAAGAGTTGGTTACGGAGTTACAGGTAATCAGGACGGAATTGGTGAGTATAAATCACTTTCGATTTTAGGAGTTGGAAACGATAGTTATTATGATCCAAAAACTGGAACATGGAGTTTGGCTTATTCGCCAAAACAAAACCCAAATCCTGATTTGAAATGGGAATCAACAAGACAATTAAATATTGGTGTAGACTTTAGTTTATTTAATAGAATTACGGGTTCATTCGAATATTATTCTAAAAACACAGACGATTTATTATATACTTACGAAGTGCCGCAACCTCCTTATTTAGTAGGAACAATGTTGGCAAACGTTGGAGAAATGTCGAATAAAGGAGTTGAACTTACGTTGAATGCAGACATTATAAAAGGAGATAAATTTACTTGGAATGCTAATTTGACTCTAGGACATAACGTTCAAAAAATCGAAAAACTTTCAAATCCAACTTATAAAACTGATGTTATCTACAGCGGATCTTTACACGGATTAGCAGGTATGTCTGGACAATATTCTCAAATTATTGCCGAAGGATATCCTGTTGGAACATTCTGGGGATTCAAAAATGCGGGACTTGATGCAAATGGTAAAATTCAATACTATAATGCAGCAGGAAGTGTAGTTGCTGAAAGTGCTTTAGTAGATGCTGACAAAACAGATTTAGGAAATATTCAGCCGGATTTGACTATGGGTATTGGAATGAATTTTACTTATGGAAATTTTGATCTTGGAGTTTCTGGATACGGAATGTTTGGTCAAAAAGCATTAAATGCTACAAACATGATGTTGAACGATCCTAACAGATTACCAAGTTTCAATGTGCCGGATGACTTCCTAAACAGCGGAATTAAATCAGCTCCAAAGTATTCAGATTACTGGATCGAAGATGCTTCATTCTTTAGACTTCAAACACTTTCAGTAGGTTATACAATGCCATTAAGATCAAAATCTTCAAAATTGAGAGTTTACCTTATGGGAGAAAATCTATTTGTAATTACAAGTTATAAAGGTGTAGATCCTGAGATTGGTTTAAATGCACAAGACGGTGCAGATCAAACAGGTTTGGCAGCTCCGGGAATTGACAAGTATAACAATTATCCTAGACCAACGACAATTTCTGTTGGATTAAATTTCACGTTTAATAATTAA
- a CDS encoding RagB/SusD family nutrient uptake outer membrane protein — MKIKITAALLISMLFTISCTNLNEDLYDKVEDGNFGNTPKEVDALVGGAYSSLRGFADGISNNYPTSEYVFFLEETVSDEATIPTRGTNWYDGGQYQEAQKHTWKPDNRLILSAWRYNYTGIAKINAIIYQVNKSALTEAAKAPIFAELKALRAYYYYNLLDLFGNVPIVTNFEDTSLPSNSTRKQVYDFVEKELTDAIPHLTGNVVYSKMTKNVAYSILARLYLNSEAFIGTARWQDCINMCQKITGYTLTPDFFANFATENQKSPEIIFAIPYDSKAGTVGNYMNSMSCHYLHKLTISASGNDYPWSANGMCAQPGVYSAFADTDKRKKCMVAGDQISVATGQVIMMDNGEPLTYTEEVTSVADAKENQGVRLGKYEMKAGEQWERDHDFVLIRYAEILMMQAECYVRLGSPDLAKPFLQQVTARAGEEMPATIDLHFIDQELLKEFTFEGRRRTDNIRFGTFFDSWWEKGPTEKYRAIFPIPSTVMTTNKNLVQNPGYPVN, encoded by the coding sequence ATGAAAATCAAAATAACAGCAGCACTATTAATTAGCATGCTTTTTACGATATCATGTACCAATTTAAACGAGGATTTATATGATAAGGTAGAAGATGGAAATTTTGGAAATACTCCAAAAGAGGTCGATGCATTAGTTGGTGGAGCATATTCTTCATTAAGAGGATTTGCCGATGGAATTTCTAATAATTATCCAACTTCTGAGTACGTATTCTTTCTTGAGGAAACTGTTTCTGACGAAGCTACAATCCCAACAAGAGGTACAAACTGGTACGATGGCGGACAATATCAGGAAGCTCAAAAACATACCTGGAAACCGGACAACCGTTTGATTCTTTCGGCTTGGCGTTACAATTATACCGGAATCGCTAAAATCAATGCGATTATTTATCAAGTAAATAAATCAGCATTGACAGAAGCAGCAAAAGCACCAATTTTTGCGGAATTGAAAGCATTAAGAGCTTATTACTACTATAATCTTTTGGATTTATTTGGTAATGTGCCAATTGTAACCAATTTTGAGGATACTTCTTTACCATCAAATTCTACAAGAAAACAAGTCTATGATTTTGTTGAAAAAGAATTAACAGACGCAATTCCGCATTTGACAGGAAACGTGGTTTATTCTAAAATGACAAAAAATGTGGCGTATTCTATATTGGCGAGATTGTATTTAAATTCTGAAGCTTTTATTGGAACAGCACGTTGGCAAGATTGTATTAATATGTGCCAGAAGATTACAGGTTATACTTTGACACCGGATTTCTTCGCCAATTTTGCTACAGAAAATCAAAAATCACCAGAAATTATTTTTGCTATTCCTTACGATTCAAAAGCAGGAACAGTAGGTAATTATATGAACTCAATGTCTTGTCATTACTTACATAAATTGACAATCTCGGCTTCTGGAAATGATTATCCATGGAGCGCAAACGGAATGTGTGCACAACCGGGAGTTTATTCAGCATTTGCAGATACAGACAAAAGAAAGAAATGTATGGTTGCCGGTGATCAGATTAGCGTAGCAACTGGACAAGTTATTATGATGGATAACGGAGAACCATTGACTTATACAGAAGAAGTTACAAGTGTAGCTGATGCTAAAGAAAATCAAGGAGTTCGTTTAGGAAAATACGAAATGAAAGCCGGAGAACAATGGGAACGCGATCATGATTTTGTTTTAATTCGCTATGCTGAAATCTTAATGATGCAAGCCGAATGTTACGTTCGTTTAGGATCTCCGGATTTAGCAAAACCATTTTTACAACAAGTAACAGCACGTGCCGGAGAAGAAATGCCAGCAACGATAGATCTTCATTTTATCGATCAGGAATTGCTAAAAGAATTCACATTTGAAGGAAGAAGAAGAACAGATAATATCCGTTTTGGAACATTCTTCGATTCATGGTGGGAAAAAGGTCCAACTGAAAAGTACAGAGCAATATTCCCAATTCCAAGTACAGTTATGACAACAAATAAAAATCTGGTACAGAATCCTGGTTATCCTGTAAATTAG
- a CDS encoding EamA family transporter has translation MLFLVLSILCSVIVGVIFKMTRKYNGNPTQIVAFNYVFALALCYFTFTPDLTEVDNNAPWNIYIAIGILLPVVFLFLIASIKHMGIVKTDAAQRLSLFIPILAAWFIFKEDFNSYKVIGLIVGFLALLFILRKQSDNAENKWIYPAVVLLGFGVIDILFKQIALYTTLPYTSSLFVVFCIALGFALIISVYEIGIKNVKLEPKNILFGGLVGIFNFGNILFYLKAHKAFAENPSTVFAGMNMGVIILGSLIGLFFFKEKLSKINFLGLFLALISIILIVISQFN, from the coding sequence ATGTTATTTCTTGTTTTAAGCATTCTTTGTAGCGTAATTGTTGGTGTAATTTTCAAAATGACTCGAAAATACAATGGCAATCCAACTCAAATTGTCGCCTTCAATTATGTGTTTGCACTGGCACTTTGTTATTTTACTTTTACGCCAGATTTAACCGAAGTTGATAATAATGCACCGTGGAATATTTACATTGCAATTGGTATCTTATTGCCTGTAGTTTTCCTGTTTTTAATAGCTTCCATAAAACATATGGGAATCGTAAAAACAGACGCAGCGCAACGATTATCATTATTTATTCCAATTTTGGCGGCTTGGTTTATTTTTAAAGAAGATTTCAATTCTTATAAAGTTATCGGGCTTATTGTTGGTTTTCTGGCGCTTTTATTCATTTTAAGAAAACAATCTGATAATGCAGAAAACAAATGGATTTATCCTGCTGTAGTTTTATTGGGTTTTGGAGTTATCGACATTCTTTTTAAGCAAATCGCGTTATATACGACATTGCCTTATACTTCGTCTTTGTTTGTGGTTTTTTGTATCGCATTAGGATTTGCACTTATAATTAGCGTTTATGAAATTGGAATTAAAAATGTCAAATTAGAACCAAAAAATATTCTTTTTGGAGGTTTAGTCGGAATCTTTAATTTCGGAAATATTCTATTTTACTTAAAAGCGCATAAGGCTTTCGCCGAAAATCCTTCAACTGTTTTTGCCGGAATGAACATGGGTGTTATTATCCTTGGAAGTTTAATTGGCTTGTTCTTTTTCAAAGAAAAATTGTCCAAAATCAACTTTTTAGGTCTCTTTTTGGCCTTGATTTCTATTATTTTGATTGTTATTTCGCAATTTAATTAA
- a CDS encoding Glu/Leu/Phe/Val dehydrogenase — MSAEIIKQNPFQSMIDRFNIAANILNLDESIRQKLQRPEKQIVVNFSITLDNGTIQNFEGYRVIHNTALGPSKGGIRYDTAVNLDEVKALAAWMTWKSAVTGIPFGGAKGGIICDPRTLSKTELEKITRAYTKALADIFGPEKDVPAPDMGTGPDEMGWLMDEFSILHGKTIHAVVTGKHLHSGGSLGRVEATGRGVSIITLLALQKLKLRPARSTVAIQGFGNVGLHSALFLFEKGLKVVAVSDVSEAFYNPEGLNIPELILYYNLNNKSIKGYPNSVAIKHEDLLLLDVDVLIPAAKEDVITQKNANDIRAKIIVEGANGPVSSDADKILHDNNVLVIPDILANAGGVTVSYFEWLQNSLLESWRIHQINTRLEDILEKGFETVFRIALKHNVTPRIAAYVIALKKVADTQAVKEVALEAPKYRQN, encoded by the coding sequence ATGAGTGCAGAAATTATAAAACAGAATCCCTTTCAATCGATGATTGATCGCTTTAATATCGCGGCGAATATTCTTAATCTTGATGAATCAATCAGGCAAAAGTTGCAACGCCCGGAAAAACAAATCGTAGTTAATTTTTCGATTACATTAGATAATGGAACAATCCAAAACTTTGAAGGATATCGCGTTATTCACAATACGGCATTAGGACCATCAAAAGGAGGAATCCGTTACGATACGGCCGTAAATCTGGATGAAGTAAAAGCGCTTGCAGCTTGGATGACATGGAAATCTGCGGTAACAGGAATTCCGTTTGGAGGTGCAAAAGGCGGAATCATTTGTGATCCAAGAACGCTTTCTAAAACCGAATTAGAAAAAATTACAAGAGCTTATACAAAAGCTTTAGCAGATATTTTTGGACCGGAAAAAGATGTTCCTGCACCGGATATGGGAACCGGACCTGACGAAATGGGTTGGCTTATGGATGAATTTTCGATACTTCACGGTAAAACAATTCATGCCGTAGTTACCGGAAAACATTTGCATTCTGGAGGATCTTTAGGTCGAGTAGAAGCAACCGGAAGAGGTGTGAGTATTATTACGTTATTAGCACTTCAAAAATTAAAACTAAGACCCGCAAGATCTACAGTTGCGATTCAGGGATTTGGAAATGTTGGTTTACATTCGGCTTTATTTTTATTCGAAAAAGGACTAAAAGTGGTCGCTGTTAGTGATGTTTCTGAAGCTTTTTATAATCCTGAAGGATTGAATATTCCAGAGCTAATTTTGTATTATAATCTAAATAATAAAAGCATAAAAGGATATCCAAATTCGGTTGCGATAAAACACGAAGATTTATTGCTTTTGGATGTTGATGTCTTAATTCCTGCTGCAAAAGAAGATGTAATTACGCAAAAGAACGCCAATGATATTCGTGCAAAAATTATAGTTGAAGGTGCAAACGGTCCAGTTTCATCTGATGCTGATAAGATATTACATGATAATAATGTGTTGGTAATTCCAGATATTCTGGCAAATGCCGGAGGAGTTACAGTTTCTTATTTTGAGTGGCTGCAAAATTCACTTTTAGAGTCGTGGAGAATTCATCAAATCAATACACGTCTGGAAGATATTCTTGAAAAAGGTTTCGAAACCGTTTTTAGAATCGCGCTAAAACATAATGTTACGCCTCGTATTGCGGCTTATGTTATTGCTTTGAAAAAAGTTGCCGATACACAAGCTGTGAAAGAAGTGGCATTGGAAGCCCCAAAATACAGACAGAATTAA